The DNA region gaaatgtgatgaaaaaggaggaaataggGTGAAAAAGTTGTAAATGTGGTGAAAAAGAGTTGGGAAGTGGAGGTCACCCTGGATCTGCTCCCTCTATAGCCAACCTCAGAGGTCAGGCACTCCTCCATCCAAAGTGGGCAgggcagaaaagaagaaataccaggggaaaaaaaaaaaaaaaaaaaaaaaaaaaaagaagcaggtTGCAAAGTGGGGATCACCACAGTTCtactgggaaaagggaaatagaGCAAAGATAGGATGAAAAGCGGAGATCACCCCAGTTTTGCTCTCTCTGTGGCCAACTTGGTGGTTTCCACCCTCAATAGATGGGGTAAACAAGGCAGAAAGAGGGTGAAAaagaggggagcaggggctgagaaGTGGGGTGTCCTCCCCAGGCAATACCAGTactcctgctggctgctgctcctgggcttccTGCTGGATCTGGCTGACGGGGCCGTGGCCCGGCAGCTCGACGCCTGCTCGGCACTGGGTGAGTGCGTCCCCCCGGCCCAGGGGTGACCCCAGGGGCGTCCCCTGTGCCCGGTGCCCACCTGGCACCTGTCCCTCGCTGCCCCCACAGGTGCCAAGCTGGATGACTTTGCTGATTTCACCACGTTCGGGCTGGGCACGGCGCTgttgctgcagccccagggcgtgctgggggggctgctgACCCTGGCCTACGTGCTGGCCGTCTTCGCCCGCCTCTGCTTCTTCTCCAGCGGTAAGATGGGCCcctgagggtggggaggcttGGGGTTTTAGCCCCCACATTGAACTCCTGACACCCCACAGGGATCCCCTTCACCTACCgagggctgccctgcccctACGCCTCAGCGCTGCTGGCCAGCACCTTCCTGCTCACCGGGGGACACGTGGCCCTGCTCCGCGTGGCCGCGGCCGCCATGACCCTGTTCATGGCCGACTGCGGCTTCTACCCCCACGACAGGGTGCTGGAGTCACAGCTCTGGAAGAAACTGGTTTATGCTGGAGGTAAGCATGGGGATGACCCTGTCGGGATGGTGGTGcagggggagggagagcagacGCCCAAGGATTCTCCCACTCCGTAggggtggtggctgtgctgctggcaccgACGGCGGTGGCTGCGGTTTATTGCCTGGCCTGGGCCACGTCCTACATCGTCTTCCCCTTCGCCCTCTGGAGCTGCAAGGCCTGAGCTCTCCCTAGAGCCTAGTAAAgccttcctcatcctcatccttaTCTTCCTCGTCCTTGCTTTGGGTGCTGCTTCCTCCCTTCGCTCTTCCCGCTGAATCCGAGGGGCAGAAAGAGCTGCTaaggtaaaaaaagagaaaggctCAACTGCAGGgaagccccaaaaatccctgtcCTTTGTGGGGATTGAGGGAAACCCTGTACCCCTACACCAACAGAAGAGACCTCAAAATCCTTGGGAAACGGGAATTTTAGAGTTTGTCCTGACGAGAGACCCCCAAGCCCTTCTCTGCACAGAAAACTGAAGTTTAGGGATCGCTCACACTGCCCAGTGGGAATTCATTACAAAGGGAGGTTCACACCCCAAAAATAAGGAAGGCTCTCTctgggtgggaggaggaagatgCTGATCAAACTTCCAGAGGGTTTCTGACATGGGATTCTCCAGGAACAGTTTGGAATTAACCACTTAACCCGTGGCTGCAGGGAAACACCATCGCAAAAGTGGTTTATTTTCACCTCCTcagtgtgacactgctggggcagggaaaggggggaagCAGGACTTGATCCAAAGTCTCCGGAGAGCCAGAGGCTGCCGGACAGCGGCGGCTGGAGCACAGAGGGTGTGGGTGGAGGAAGGAAGCGAAGGTCAAACCTGGTGCTGCAGAAACGCTCGGGATCCCCAGGGAGACTCCAGCGGCCGGAGCAGCTGCGGGATGTGGCTCCTGCTGCGATCCCCCGGGATAAACCCCGGCTCCGGGAGGGCAGGACCCTTCCCTGCGGCAGGGAACGGAGGGGTGGGGCCGTGGCTGGAGCCGGCACCCggcgctgcagctgctctggcctCGGCCCTGCTCTGGCCTCCCCCACGCCGTTCGCACCCGGAGCAAGCAGGGAGACAGAGAACCAGCACAGATTTTATTGGTACAAAAAGGGCGATTTGATAATAAATACGGGGGGATTAGAAAAGGTGGGGTAGGGCAGAGGCCGGGCTGTCATTCCCCGGATCCCTGCATCTGCTTGCAGAAGGAGTcgaactgctgctgctccagctccgtCATCACCCGGTTCAGGGCGTAGATCTGGGGTTGGGAAAAGGGCGGATAGCAAAGGGGGCTCGGCCGCGGGTTGGGCCGTgtccctccccattcccacgCTCCCACCTCCGCCCGCTGCCGctgcttcagctcctgctgtgccgACCTCTGCTTGGCCTTCTCCAGGCGAGCCGCTGGCTCCCGTGGCTTCGGCCGCTCCTTCCGCGCCCCCGCGCCCGTATCCATGGCTGCGACCCAGGGGGGGATCACCCGGAGCCACCCACACGGCCCCCCCGCCCGCGACACCCCCAGACAGCCCAGGCTCACATGGGGTGCCCCAATGGCATCCTCGCAGGGGactcccccaaatccatcctggagGCCCGAATGACCCCCAAACACATCCTAAGCCTCACAGGAGACCCTCAAGCCCTATCGGAGCCTCTGAGGAGTCATTTCCCCATCCTGAGCCTCTCGGGTGCCTCACACCCCACAGTTACGCTGAGCCCCACaggcccccccccccccgccaagGGTTCTCTCCATCATCCCCCGttccccagccccctcagcgGCCCCATCTCCTCACACCTCGCCCCCCAACACCCAGAGCACCCCCAACATCACAGACACCCCtatcccaaaacccccaagcCCCTCCATCCTCACAGCCCCCTGAACCCCATTGTCCATAGAGACCACTGAAGCCCCCCAGGCCCCTCACAGCTCTCTTCATCTCCCCAGCCCCTCATAAATCACAACCCGCCCAAACCCCACCACCCTCAGTGCCCTACAGCCCCCCGCCAAATCCACAGACATCCCAGGCCCAcaacccctcccccccccccccccccccctcagCGCCCAACGAGGTCCTTCCCAGGCCCACAGGAACGCCTCAGCCCCCTGACACCCTCAACCCCCTCCAAGGCCCCGGTGCCCCGTCACTGCCGCAGCCGAACCCCTCAGGCCCCTCActcccccggcccccccggtgccccctcACTGCCGAAGCCGAGCCCCTCAGGCCCCTCGCTCCCTCAGCCCCCCGCGTTCCCCGGTACCGGAGGGGCTGTGCCCGGGGCAAGATGGCAGCGGACCCCTTCCGCCTTTCGGCGCTCGATTACCCGCCCTGGGCGCACGCGCGAACAGCGCGTGCAGGGTGCCACAGCGCCGCCTGGCGGCCGGGCGCGGGGGCTGCTCCCAGAGTCCCCCAATGCTCCGCTGTCCTTTACTGGTGTGTGACATCCCCCCCCCAGTGCTCCTTAACTGGTGTGTGACACCCTCTACCCACCCCCCCAGTGCTCCGCTGTCCTTTACTGGTGTGTGACATCCCCCCCCAGTGCTCCTTTACTGGTGTGTGACACCCCCTACACACCCCCCCAGTGCTCCACTGTCCTTCACTGGTGTGTGACATAACCCCCAGTGCTCATTTACTCATGTGTGACACCCCCTACAcacccctcccagtgctccacTGTCCTTTACTGGTGTGTGACATAACCCCCACTGCTCCTTAACTGGTGTGTGACACCCTCTACCCACCCCCCCAGTGCTCCACTGTCCTTTACTGGTGCCTGCCACCCCCTACACATCACCCCCACCCTAACCTATCACTCCCCTACCCAGCATTCCTGTAAACAGCCCACCCCTATACATCACCATACCTCCATATACAGCTCACCCCCTGTACAGCCATATATCTGCCCTATTATACCAtagtgctggcacagcccaggccctAAAGATCAGCCCCTTCTATCACTCTACTGTACAGCCCATGCCGATGTACCActgccccacacagctcccTCCATATACCATACCCCTATGGAGCCCACCTCCATATATGACAGCCCCATACAGCCCAGCCCCTACACATAATCCCCATACACAATATCCCTACACAGCCCACCCCAACACATCACAGAGCACCCCACCTGTATCCCACCCAGGCACGCAGCCCACTCCCCATAGATCAGACCCTCTGTACAGCCCACCCtacacagcccagctcccacacacCCCCTGTACACtccaacacacacagagccctgctagggctggcacagcccagcacagcacgtatggcatggcacagcagggcatGGTGCTGTACATGTGGCACATGTGTCACAGTACATGTCCCACAGCATGGTGACCCCTGACACAGTGTGATACCCATGGCACCCCCGGCACAGTGACAGACCCCTACCATGGCACAgtgccacagagcagggcacaaTGCCCCCAGCAGTGTGGCACCCCCGGCACAGTGACagacccctgccatggcacagtgccacagagcagggcacaaTGCCCCCAGCAGTGTGGCACCCCTGGCACAGTGACagacccctgccatggcacagtgccacagagcagggcacaaTGCCCCCAGCAGTGTGGCACCCCCGGCACAGTGACAGACTCCTGtcatggcacagagcagggcacaaTGCCCCCAGCAGTGTGGCACCCCCAGCACGGTGtcacacccctgccatggcaccccacggtgcccccagcccagcccccccaCCCTGGGGCTCTCCACCACCCAGCCCCTTCTCTCCAAATCCTTTATTGCCATATCCCAGCCCCCCGCACTGGGATTCCCTGGAAGCACAGGACCGAGAGCAGCAGGCGGAATGCCAGATCCTGCCCAGCACCGGGACCAGTTCCTGGAGTGGGAAAACACCCACCAGGGCCAGGGGACAGCCCAAAAACCCCCACTAGATACGGACGGTGTTGATCCGCAGCGGCTGCACGTTCTTCCCGTTGGCGTGGCTCTGCCCAGGACTGAAATACGAGCACAGCTTCCCGGGAAACCTCTCCCGGAAGGTGTACAGCCAGGACATGTCGTCGGCGTTGTAGAAGATGAGGAGCCCCTTGTCGTAGTCCAGGAAGACGCCCACCTTCTCCAGCTTGCCCTTGACGTTGAGCCGTGTCCAGGGCTCGGTGCAGGCGCTGTACTGGTTCCCGTCGTGCATCACGATGCAGTAGAACCCGCGGCTCGGCTGGATCTGGATGCTGCCCTTGCGGGTCACGGCCTCGTGGGCCAGGCCGATCATCCACTGGGTTTTTTCGGACACCACCACCTCCCAGTAGTGCACCCCAGCGCCAAAGGCCTCGGCGCCCAGCACCGACACCTCCACGTCGAAGCGCCGCGGCGAGTCCTGCAGCGGCTGCGGGTGCAGGTTGCCGTAGGCCACGATGGTGCAGTCGTCCGACAGGATGAGGCGGTGGTGGGCAGTGCCGGGGTCCAgggtcagtgctgctggcactggcacagtggggacaggggggaacAAGGGTTagtgcagccctggagccagcACAGGTGCTCTGTCCCACTGGGGTGTCAACTGGCATGGGGGGAAGGTCACCAgggtggccctgtccctgtccttcaCTGGGGTGTTCTGTCCCCATGCTCATCCCTTGTCAGTGATGTCAACTGTCCCTCACTGGTGCGTCCCTGCTCCTCATCACTGCTGTCCCAGACCCTTGGCAGCAATGTCCCCCTCCCTTGTCAGCGACATCCCGTTCCCTCCCAGatccccttccccatccttcACTGGGGTGTCCTGTCCTCATGCTCATCCcttgtcacagaatcacagaataatgaggcTGGtagagacctctaagatcatcgagtccaacctatgcCCTACACACCTCACCTAGActatagcaccaagtgccatgtgCAGTCTTTTTTTCaactcttccagggatgatgaTTCTACCACCttcctgggaagagcattccaggaCTTTCTTATTCgttcagtgaaaaatttcttcctaatatccaacctatcccttccctgccacagcttgagactgtgtcccctggttctgtcagtgctgcctggtggAAGAGACCGACCCCACCCGTGTACAACCTCCCTTCAGGAATGGACTAAAAGGATCCTAGAAGACTACCCAAAGAGCTTTCCAAAGAAGCCTAGAagaacctccccaaaaaaacctaaacctcccttcaggaagttgtagagagcatTAAGGTCACCTCTAAGCCTCCCCTTCTTAGGCTAAAgacctccagctcctcagtgatgttccctgtccctcactggtgtgtccctgctcctcatcACTGATGTACCAGACCCTTGGCAGCAATGTCCCCATCCCTTGTCAGTGACATGTGAtgtccccttccccatccctcacGGGCATGTTCCTGTCCCCAGTGAACTCCCCATCCCTTGCTACTCCCCCATCCCCGTGCCCTTACCAGGATGGATGTCCTGGAAGAGGGATTTCCAGATGGTGTACTGCAGCGGGCCCATGTACTTGGAGGTGGGAAAGTCCTCATAGGTCAGGTTGGTCTCGTGGATCTTCCCCTTCAGCCTGCAGAGAAGAACACACGGTGCCGAGGCGGGGGTGACACCGGGGACCCCGCCATCCCCTCACTGCCACCCACCTCTCGGAGAGGGACGCCACGCCGGCCAGGAAGACGTGTTTATCCGCCTCGGCCAGGCGCTCCTGCAGGATCTGGGTGCCCTCCTGGACCTTGCGCAGCTGCTGGCTGTAGCGCTGGATCTTGTGCTCGATGTCGCTGAGCGTGCGCGCCGTGTCggcctccagctcctccagcattGCCTTCTGCCGCTCCCGCAGCAGCCGGTGCAGCCGCTCGAACGCCTCCCCGATGGTTGCCCGCAGGCTCTTGGCTGAGGACTTGGGGTGCAACGGGGGGTTAGGAGCACCCAAAGCTCGGCTGGTCAACCCAAGAGTTCCTTAATCCCCAGATAAATATCTAAAAGGGCATCGGATCAGGGAATTCTGGGGGCTGTGAGGGTGGATTTGATTGTGCACCCTTAAAAAATGGACTGAAAGGATCCTAGAAGAACTACCCAAAGAGCTTTCCAAAGAAGCCTAggaaaacctccccaaaaaaacctaaaagaaCCCTAGGAGAACTTCCCCAAATAACCCTAAAAGAACCCTAGGAGAACTTCCCCAAAAAACCTAGTAGAACCCTAAAAAAACCTCCCCAAGAACCCTAAAAGAACCCCCCAAGAACTCTAAAGTAACCCTAAAAAGAATTTTCCAAAGATCCTAAAAAAGCACCTTAAAGAATCTCCCCAAGAAACCTAAAAGAACCTTACAAGAACCTCCCAAACAACCTTACAAAGAACCCTAAAAGAACCACTCAAGAACCCTaaagaaaccccaaaagaacCTTCTGAAGAACCTAAAAGAACATCCCAAAGATCCTAAAAAAGCACCTTAAGGAATCTCCCCAAGAAACCTAAAAGAACCCTACAAGAACATTCCAAAGAACCTTGAAACAAATCTCCAAAAGAaccatgaaaaaaacctcacaaaaattTTACAGAGGTCTTAAAGAATTCTTTAAGAACCTTTAAAGAGATCTTTTAAGaaccctaaaaaaaaccctaaaaccctCTATTAAACTCTAAAATCCCTCAAATTACACCTTAAAACccctgaaaaaaacctcaagaaaccaaaactaaaaaaaaaaccaaaaaaccctaaaagctAAAAACCCCACCTCACTTgctggtggggacagggagaaaatTGAACCTCAGTGGACACTGAACCCCTGAGTGAACagataattaatttaattaattataaaGATGAATcaaagcagccctgcaggaaatTACACAGGGATGAGCAGCCCCATTGGGGTaccacagaaggaaaaaatctggCAAATCCATGAAATTGTCCCGTTTGGAGTGTTTGGAAGTTCCAAAAGCAGGCTGGTGAGAGTCAGGGTTGGGGTGTCATCGGGGTAGCAAGGAGGCTGACCCCAATTCTGCTTTGGGGAGCTGTGAAGGGCTGGGGAAAAGTGGGGATCCCTAGGGGTGACAGTGGTGTCCTCACACGTACCTTGGTCTCAGCCAGCTGCTTcttgaggagctgcagggcttcCGTGTGGCCACGCTcgctctcctgcagcccctggagctgctccttcagctcccgctggggacagggagggaaaacccaaaaataggtgatttggggggaaaagggatcccacagggagctttcccacccaaaccaacCACGGGGTtatggggctgtgggatggccAGGCTATGGGTGGCCCCTGTGGAATGAGGgtcctgcctggggtgggggTAACAGGTCCTGGATTGGAAGGTCCTACTTGGGGGACAGCTCAGCCACGGGGTGATTTGAGGGCTCCCAAGGACTCCCAGTGGTGATGGAGAAGGGGGATCCCAGGGGGACAGTGACAGAAGTGTGgagggatgggtggatggagggatggatggagctgGCCCCGACACAGATAAAAGGACTGTGGGAACAGACAGACTGGAGGAAGGCATGGAGCTGATCCCAGTGAGGACAGGAGGGGTGAgtgacagacagacaggagggAGGCATGGCACTGACTCCagtggggaaaagaagaaatacaggGAAATACAGGGTTCAGGGACACGTGGGCAGGAGGAAGTCACAGGACTGACCCCCATGGAGACAGGAGGGGTGCTCAGACAGATAGATTGATGGGGAAAGGCATGAGACCGACTCTGACAAGAAAAGAAGaggtgcagggacacagggacagacaggaaaacagcacagggatgacccccacagggacaggagggctgcagggacagacagTATGACAAgacacaggcacagggctgaccctgagaaggaaaagcagtacAGGAACAGATGAACTGGAAGAAGCCACAGGACTGACCCCAAAGGTGAGAgatgggatgcagggacagacagacatacAGAAGTAAGGCATAGGGCTGACCtaagagggaaaagaaggggtGCAGGGACGGACAGATGGGAGGAAGCCACAAGACTGACGCCCATGGGCTCAGGGTGGGTGCAGGGACAAAAGGAAAGGGCACTGCCACGGAAGCAAGAGGGACCAGGCGGATCCAGCAATCCCGAGGAGCCACTCAGGGCAGGGAACCCCACAGGgacccacctgcagctcctcgAAGGCATCGTCCACGTTGGTGACCTGGTGCTGCTCGTGCACAGCTGGCTCATCGCAGAAGAAGCAGACCACGGCACGGTCGGTGAGGCAGAAGAGCTTCACCTTCTCGTGGTCCTtgcaggggaaggggctgcgCTGGGCCCCCAGGATGGCATCCAGGGGGAAGGCGCTGTAGCGCTCCACGATGTTGGCCAGCTTGAGGCTGGGGGCCAGCGTGGGCTCGGGGAAGGTGCGGCGGCACTCGGGGCAGTCGCGGGTGCCCTGCGGCTCCTGGCGCACCCAGTGCTCCGTGATGCAGCGGCGGCAGAAGTAGTGctcgcagcccagccccacCGGGTCCTGGTAGATGCTCAGGCAGATGGAGCACAGCAGCTCGTCCTTGAGACTGCATGCCATGGCtagggctggggagaggggcaCGGGGTCaggggggctgggagagggggcACACAGGAtatgggggtgctggggagaggggcaCGGGGTCaggggggctgggagagggggcACACAGGAtatgggggtgctggggagaggggcaCACGGGGTCAGGggtgctggggagaggggcaCATGGGGTCAGGggtgctggggagaggggcaCACAGGGTCAGGggtgctggggagaggggcaCGGGGTCAGGggtgctggggagaggggcaCGGGGTCAGGGGAGAGGGTGAATGGGGGATTGTGGGGAGGGGGACCATGGGGGAACAGGGTGAATGGGGGGCTGAGTGTGAATAGGGGGCTTTGGGTAGAAGAGACAGAATGAATAAGGGAGCCTCAGAGGGGAGAGGGTAAAAGGGGGGCTTGGGGTAGAAGGAGTCGTGGGGGAGAGGGTGAGTGAGGGCCTTGGATTGATGGGGAGTGGGAGAATGAGAGGATTTGAGGTGGGAAGGTAAAAGGGATGGGGGAAAGTTGAAGGTGGAGAGGGTGAGTGGAGGCCTTGGGATGAAGGTGAGAGCATGAATGGGAGCTAGGGAGGGAAGGTTGGGAGGGTGAGCAGAGGGCTCGGGGTGGGAAGAGGCTGGGGGGAAAGTTGTAGGGGGAGAGGCTGaatgagggtttggggtggggggaagttAAGGGTGAGAGGGTGAGTGGGGGCTTGGGGTGGGGGGTTGAGGGGGTGAATGGGGGGACTTGGGGTGGGGAGGAACGGGGGAGTAGGCGTGAGAATGATAATAAGGGGGATGGGGgtcaggtgggaatgggggggtGCAGGGTTTGTAAAAGGGGGCAAGGTGGGGGCTGGGATGCAatgggggctggaggggctgcagtgaGGGAAATGGGAGTGTCAGGAGGCAATGAGGGGCTGGACGATTTACAAAGAGGGGGAACAGAGGGGGTCAGGATGCATTTGGGGgtgctggagagctgcactGTGGGGAATGGTAAGATCAAGCTACAACAGGGGGATGGGGGGTTACAGTGGGGGACCAAGCTGCAATAGGGTTGCAGTGCAGGGGTAAGGAACTGGGGGCCGGGATACAATGGGGGGTCTGGAGGGATTGCATTAGGAGAATCAGGATGCAATGGGGATAACGGGAGCATCAGGACGTAgtggggtggatttgggatagAGGTGATCAGAGCAacgctgggaggggacacaatAGGGCTGCAATAGGAGTGAGGCTGGGGGTGAATCGGATACAGAGCATGCCGGCTGGTCTGACAGGGGCACAGAGACCAGGAATATTGGGGGGTGGGGCTGAGCCTGCATCGGGGGCTGAGTGctggggggcagggacagggctgaatgaggggcacaggggtgggtggggctgaggctggatttggggtccgGGGCTGAGGCTGGCTCTGGGGAGTCAGGATTAAGGCTGGATTTGAGTTGCTCGGGTTCAGGCCGGATTTGGGGGCCGTGGCGAGGTCGGGGCTgagggcagatttggggggctcggggctggggctgccggCCGCTGCACCGGAGCCCCGCGTTCGAGCCGCCCCCCCGCTCGCGGCCGAGCGCGGGTTCGAGACCGGTCCCCGCCAACCCCGGCCGATGCCACCCCGCGCCTCCCTCAGCCGCCGGCGCTGGTGCCCTCACCCAGCCGGTGCCCGGTGCTGTTCTGGTGCCGTGCCCTGGTGCCGGTGGGATTGCGATGCCGGAGGGATCGCTGTCCCGCCGCCGCCTCAAAAGCGGCCCCGCCGCGACGGGCCGGGGGTGGGCGAGCAAGAGGGGGCGCGGCCGCGCGGCACTTCCTGCCCGCCCCCCCCCGCGCCCACAGTGGGCCCGCCCCCACCCCATTGTCCCCCGCGCTGCGCGGCCTCACCGGCGCGTACCATCGCCGCCCGCGGGGGGGCGCTTAAAGGGGCCACGGTCTCGGCAGCCGTGTGCCGTCCGTCTGTCCGGAGAGCCGGGCACTGATCCTTCCCCATCCTGACCTTAGGCCCTTTTCCTATACCTGTCTGTCCCTCCGTCCATCCCTTTCTCCTCCACCCAACTatctccctgtcctgcccttgATCCATCCATTTGTCCATCTGTCgttctgtccctctgtcctctGATCTTTCCACCCATCCTTTCACCTACCTCTCAGTCCCCTTCCaacctttttcccttccagaCCTTTATCTCTCTATCCATCCATTcgtctgtcctgtccctctctTCACCTGTCTGTCCATGCACCCATCtctgtgtccatccctctgtccaaCCATCCATGCCTCCAGTTGTGTATCCCTCTATccactcctccct from Haemorhous mexicanus isolate bHaeMex1 chromosome 23, bHaeMex1.pri, whole genome shotgun sequence includes:
- the TMEM269 gene encoding transmembrane protein 269 isoform X2; protein product: MWMVSPPVDEGSAWLWDTAKAGGIFQSTKKLVLSEQAGRGRALEFLRKNAANGLSVANLLAGLSSILCSVNRQYQYSCWLLLLGFLLDLADGAVARQLDACSALGAKLDDFADFTTFGLGTALLLQPQGVLGGLLTLAYVLAVFARLCFFSSGIPFTYRGLPCPYASALLASTFLLTGGHVALLRVAAAAMTLFMADCGFYPHDRVLESQLWKKLVYAGGVVAVLLAPTAVAAVYCLAWATSYIVFPFALWSCKA
- the TMEM269 gene encoding transmembrane protein 269 isoform X1, coding for MWMVSPPVGIFQSTKKLVLSEQAGRGRALEFLRKNAANGLSVANLLAGLSSILCSVNRQYQYSCWLLLLGFLLDLADGAVARQLDACSALGAKLDDFADFTTFGLGTALLLQPQGVLGGLLTLAYVLAVFARLCFFSSGIPFTYRGLPCPYASALLASTFLLTGGHVALLRVAAAAMTLFMADCGFYPHDRVLESQLWKKLVYAGGVVAVLLAPTAVAAVYCLAWATSYIVFPFALWSCKA
- the LOC132337764 gene encoding E3 ubiquitin-protein ligase TRIM62, which translates into the protein MACSLKDELLCSICLSIYQDPVGLGCEHYFCRRCITEHWVRQEPQGTRDCPECRRTFPEPTLAPSLKLANIVERYSAFPLDAILGAQRSPFPCKDHEKVKLFCLTDRAVVCFFCDEPAVHEQHQVTNVDDAFEELQRELKEQLQGLQESERGHTEALQLLKKQLAETKSSAKSLRATIGEAFERLHRLLRERQKAMLEELEADTARTLSDIEHKIQRYSQQLRKVQEGTQILQERLAEADKHVFLAGVASLSERLKGKIHETNLTYEDFPTSKYMGPLQYTIWKSLFQDIHPVPAALTLDPGTAHHRLILSDDCTIVAYGNLHPQPLQDSPRRFDVEVSVLGAEAFGAGVHYWEVVVSEKTQWMIGLAHEAVTRKGSIQIQPSRGFYCIVMHDGNQYSACTEPWTRLNVKGKLEKVGVFLDYDKGLLIFYNADDMSWLYTFRERFPGKLCSYFSPGQSHANGKNVQPLRINTVRI
- the SVBP gene encoding small vasohibin-binding protein translates to MSHTSKGQRSIGGLWEQPPRPAARRRCGTLHALFARAPRAGNRAPKGGRGPLPSCPGHSPSAMDTGAGARKERPKPREPAARLEKAKQRSAQQELKQRQRAEIYALNRVMTELEQQQFDSFCKQMQGSGE